A single region of the Streptomyces sp. NBC_00425 genome encodes:
- a CDS encoding sensor histidine kinase codes for MTTDDISGMGPLVARLSRGGQRLRQADRTHPWMLDTAIVVLVFLMFCLPDLIHGGVDDGDSPRRFRVAFTHLPVAGMLALQAGLVLPLLWRRRKPAVAFGVIAAVFVLQWSLGAALRADIALFVGLYSLALHGRLRQLPWACAAMAGAMTLVAVRASSAVSVGDALFFLLSTATAALALGMMVRIRRAQLAGLRERAARLEIERDQRSRLATATERTRVAREMHDIVGHNLSVIITLADAGAYAADIQPARGKEALLLIGDTGRQALGELRRVLGVLREAGGGPTGGPELSPQPGILDLGALCATVRAAGLEVVYRTSGDVDALDSGVQLTVYRIVQEALTNTLKHAAPDTRVHLAILAEDSRLTIRVQDTGPDTSPGPPNEEGHGLVGMRERAALYGGTVSAGPTAGGGWSVEAVLDLTPGSGGDR; via the coding sequence GTGACCACCGATGACATCAGCGGCATGGGACCGCTGGTCGCCCGGCTCTCCCGGGGCGGCCAGCGGCTGCGGCAGGCCGACCGGACACATCCCTGGATGCTGGACACCGCCATCGTCGTCCTGGTCTTCCTGATGTTCTGCCTGCCCGATCTGATCCACGGCGGTGTGGACGACGGCGACAGCCCGCGCCGGTTCCGGGTCGCCTTCACCCATCTTCCCGTAGCGGGAATGCTGGCCCTGCAGGCCGGCCTGGTACTGCCGCTGCTGTGGCGGCGGCGCAAGCCCGCGGTGGCCTTCGGCGTCATCGCCGCGGTGTTCGTCCTGCAGTGGTCCCTGGGCGCCGCGCTGCGCGCGGACATCGCCCTCTTCGTCGGGCTGTACAGCCTGGCCCTGCACGGGCGGCTGCGGCAGCTGCCGTGGGCCTGTGCGGCCATGGCGGGCGCCATGACGCTGGTCGCGGTCCGCGCGTCCTCGGCCGTGTCCGTCGGGGACGCGCTGTTCTTCCTGCTGAGCACGGCGACCGCGGCCCTCGCGCTCGGCATGATGGTCCGGATCCGCCGCGCCCAGCTCGCCGGACTGCGCGAGAGGGCAGCCCGGCTGGAGATCGAGCGCGACCAGCGCAGCAGGCTGGCCACGGCCACCGAACGCACCCGTGTCGCCCGCGAGATGCACGACATCGTCGGCCACAACCTGTCCGTCATCATCACGCTCGCCGACGCCGGCGCCTACGCCGCGGACATCCAACCCGCGCGAGGCAAGGAGGCCCTGCTGCTCATCGGCGACACCGGCCGACAGGCCCTCGGCGAACTGCGGCGGGTGCTCGGGGTGCTGCGCGAGGCCGGTGGCGGTCCAACCGGTGGACCCGAGCTCAGCCCGCAGCCCGGCATCCTGGACCTCGGCGCCCTGTGCGCCACGGTGCGCGCCGCAGGACTGGAGGTCGTCTATCGGACCTCCGGCGACGTCGACGCCCTGGACAGCGGGGTGCAGCTGACGGTGTACCGCATCGTCCAGGAAGCCCTCACCAACACCCTGAAGCACGCCGCACCCGACACCCGGGTACACCTGGCGATCCTCGCCGAGGACAGTCGGCTGACCATCAGGGTCCAGGACACCGGCCCGGACACATCGCCCGGACCGCCGAACGAGGAAGGACATGGCCTGGTGGGCATGCGGGAGAGAGCGGCCTTGTACGGCGGCACCGTCAGCGCGGGACCGACGGCGGGCGGAGGATGGAGCGTCGAGGCCGTCCTCGACCTCACGCC